The segment TGAGATAATTCCCCTGCGGGAAATAAAGCAATCCGCCCCCGTTCGGTCCAATGCTTTGGACTGCCGCGATGGCATCATTGATGGCATCCGTGTCGTCCGTCGCCCCGTCACCTGCCGCGCCGAAATCCTTGACATTGATCACACAGCATTCGGTGACCGTCTCCCAGGTGCTGCCGGTATAGACCTTCATCCGGTCTCTGGTGGTGTTGAAATAGAGATCGCCATTCTGCAATGATGATGTGTTATTGCGGGTAGCGGGGTCAGAAGTTTTCGGGCCAAGGTACACATCAGAAAAATTCGTCACGTCGGCCACGTTGTCGGCCACGGTGGTGATGTTTGCGGCGATTCCGGCCACGATGTCGATATCGGCGATGACGTCCACCACCGATTCCACCGAGGCGATTTCAGGGCCGGCAATCGGTAATCCATCCTCATCGAACGCCAGCACCACCCCGGCCCGGGAAGCGGCCACCGGGAGTACCATCGCAGGTGATCCCGCATCCACATCCGGAGCCATCAAGGTGCGGTCCACCCTGTCCTTGAGCCTCTGGGTAATCATGGTGAGCCGGTCAAGGGACTGCTCATGAGTGCCTGCTGGGACAGGGTCGTTGGCGACATAATCGATTTCCTGCGTCAAAGCAGGGTCGCGAAAGATGATCACCTCCAGCGCGGACGCCGGAGCGGTCAGGAAGGTTACCGTGCCCCCGGTATCAACCCCGGTCCCCGATACCGTGTAATGGGTGGTGATCGTCTGGAGAACCCCGCCTTTGTAAACCTTCAGATCCTCGCTGGCGAGAAAATAAAAAGGAACCGTGAATGCCGTTGTGGAACCGTCACCGGCATATTCAACCCTGCTCGTAGTCACCGAAACCGTCATTTTTGGATTCCTTTGATATTTGTCATGGTTGAAGCGAGGGCTTGTTTAAACGCCTGTCCAGGCCCCCACCAATAGGAAGTCCCATGTTTCGCAACCGTTCAGCCCAGTAAAATATTGCAGGCGGCATGAAGCATCAAAACAGTCTACCTGGGAAGGCGCGAAGGAGTGGGCTTGTCTCGCAAATCCGCATCGATTGTCTGTATTAAGAACTCAAGGACGTTGCGTTTCTGTTGGCGACAAGTAGCAGCCACAGTCAGTTTCCGCTTCACGGACGGAGGATCTCGCGACGGAGGCTTGGATGAAATGCTGGAGTTCTTCCGTCATCACTCCTCCAGCATTTCCACCTTCCGCATCAATTCCGCAATCTGCTTTTGCTGTCGGGCAACCCGTGCCCGCAGTTCCTGGTTTTTTTTCCGCAGACGCTGATTTTCATCACGAGAGGCACCGGTTCCCCTCCTGGAGGTGCCTGTTCTCATCGATCAAAAACCGAATGTTCAACTCCATGATGTCGTCCATGGATGAGAATCTAACCGTTGATAATCATATTGTCAAGGCTTGGTGACTTCTTTTCTGATCTAAACGGTTACTAAAGATCTTGAGACTTGGCATGTAGAGGAATCAACATATTTTTTTTCAATTCATCTCGGGATAGGAGAGGAGAAAGGTCTTCCAGGGGGGGGGAAACGATTTTTCCGGTTTTGTCGATGGCCAGAGACAATTTCGGATAGAAATATTGTTCCGGATCCATGAAAATATCACAGATGATGGGTCCATCTGCATTCTGGATTGGATCAATGGTGCTGTTAAACTCATTCCAGTTGCGGATAGAAAAATAGGGGATGCCGAAGGCGTGGGCGATTTTCTTGAAATCCGGGCAGGTGACGCCGGTGTCGGCATTGACGGCGGTATACTGTCCTTTGAATAGATTTTTCTGGGTGTGCTTGATCATCAGGTAGCCATCATTATTGAAAATAAATAATTTTATCGGCAGGCGGTGATGGGCGATAGTCTGTAGTTCCTGAAAATTCATCATCATGCCACCATCGCAGTTGAGGCAAAGGATCTCACCTTTATTCAGGGCAAAGGAGGCGCCGATGGCAGAGGGTAGGCCATAGCCCATCTCTCCCAGTCCGGTTGATGTCATGAGGCGTTGTCCTTGTTTGATGCGGATGGCCTCGTGACCGGAGAGTAGCGCGGTGCCCATGTCGGTGGTGATGACCTGATCTGCCTTGAAGTGGTCGCAGAGCTTGTCTATGACTTGATAGGAGTTCAGAAAGCCGTTGCTTTCCTGATGTTCCGGGCCGACCAACGGATAGCGGGTTCGGCACTCCACGCAGTGTCGGGTCCAGTCATTGACTGGATTCGGATTCAGAGGGTTGGCCGCAAAGCGGTGGATGAGGGCTTCCAGGAATTGGCCCGCATCGGCCAGGATGCCGACATCGGCCAAGTCAGCGGTTTTGGTCAGTTCGGTGGCGTCGATATCGACTTGGATGATTTTGCCTTCGCGGGCAAACTCCGAATGTTCGTAGCCGATCATGGGAATGGCCATGCGGTTGCCGATGGCGATCACCAGATCGGCATTTTGTACCACGAAGTTGGCGGCACGATTGCCATAGACCCCTGCGCGACCAAAATTGAGGGGATGGGCATCATCGAGCATATCGATTCCCGCCCAGGTCACCAGGGTGGGAATTGGGCAGAGTTCGAGCAGGTATGTAATGCGATCAGTGGCGCCGGCCAAGCGGATGCCGTGTCCGAGCCAGAAGACCGGTCGTTTGGCGGCGCGTATGAGTGTTTCGACTTCATCCATCTGGTTTGGCGTGGGGGTGGGTAGTGCGGTGGGAGTGCTTTCGGGCACGAAATGGTTGAACTGTTTGGCAGGCAGGAAGGCCCCCTGGATATCCATTGGGTAGTCGATCCAAACTGGTCCCGGTCGACCGCTTCCGGCGATGTGGTATCCTTTTTCCAGTTCGAAGATTGCCTGTTTGGGATCCATGATCCGTGCGGCATATTTGGTGATGGTTCGCACCATTTCAGTGCTGTCGTATCCCTGTATCCCCCACATGCGCATGCCCTGCATGGAGTTGATAAATCGAGTATTCTCCTGTCCGGAAATCACGATTCCCGGTAAGGAATCGGCCCAAGCGCTCATGACTCCAGTGATGGCGTTTGAACTCCCCCCTCCGGCGGTGACCAGGGCGGCGGTGATTTTGCCGCAGACCCGATAGTAGGTCTGCATGGCCATGGTGGCGGCCTGTTCGTGGTGGACGCAGATGATTTCGGTGTAGCCTAGATTGTTGATTGAATCGAATATGTGGGAGTTTGCTGAACCAATGATCCCGAAAACATGACGAATTTCATTTGTTTTTAAAAATTGTGCGATGGCGTCGCTTACTTTAATGTTGTCTGACATGGGAATCCGTTATTTTTAAGTGGTTGGAAGTGGTTGTAAATTATGTCTTAATGGTTTTTGAAATGCCAATAATTGAACGATAATACGCAGGATGGCTACATATCGTCAAGAATAATTTGTTCCGAGTTACAGCGGGATTGGGCTTTTTGGGAGCAGGGGAAAAGTCGGCTTTGATACGTGCGCGGAAGGGCGAATGCCGTGTCCACAAAGAGTAAGAGGTGAAATTTCAGGAAGGATTTTCAGGTGATCATCTATTTTTCATTGGTGGAGAGCGGGTGGGAGCTGGGGGATGTTGGAAATCTGTTGGCGCTCGGCCCCGGTTTCATGCATCCTTGCATAAAAACCGGGGCCGAGCGTTAAACGGGGATTAACCCCGTTCCTTCAACCAGTTGGCGATGGCCGGCGGGATCTCTTTTTGGGAGCGTCCGCTGACGTACACGCCGATGTGGCCGCCATTGAAGGCCACTTCCTGGTAATCGGAGCTGCCCACATACTGCTTGAGGGCCTTGGAGGCGTCTGGGGGGACCAAGTGATCCTTGGTCGCGTAGACGTTGAGCACCGGCATGGTGATGTTGGCCAGATCCACGCGCCGTTCACCGATTTTGATATTGCCTTTGATCAGTCCATTTTTCTGGAAGAAATCCTTGATGAATTGACGGAACGCCTCACCCGCCTGATCCGGCGAATCGAAGATCCATTTTTCCATGCGCAGGAAGTTCTTCAATTTCACCTTGTCATCCAGAAGATCCACCATATCCAGATATTTCTGGCCGGTGAGACGGTAGGGATTCATGGACAAGAAGGTGACATTCAGCAGATCACCCGGGATGTTGCCCATGGTATCCACCAGCAGATCGATATCCAGATTGCGCACCCATTGGCTCAACAGGTTGTCCGGGGTGTGGAAGTCCACCGGGGTGACCATGGTGACCAGATTGCGCACCCGGTCGGGATGCAGCGCGCTGAAGCACAGGCTGAAGGCTCCGCCCTGACAGATGCCCAGGACGTTGACCCGATAGATGTCGTGGCGATCCCGGATGAAATCCACGCACCGCTTGATGTACCCGTTGATGTAGTCATCCAGGTTCAAGAAGCGATCCGAGGCGTCCGGATAGCCCCAGTCGATCAGGTAGACATCCATGCCTTCGTCCAGCAGACCCCGGATCATGGAGCGGTCTTCTTGCAGATCGGTCATGTAGGGGCGGTTGACCAGGGCGTACACCACCAGAATCGGCACCCGATGGGGATTTTCCACCCGGGGGACATAGTGGTACAACGTCACCTTGTCGTCGCGAAAAACCGCTTCCTTGGGGCTGATGCCAGACTCGATCTGACCCACTTCGGTGAAGGTTTTGACTCCGGCAGCGAGTTTCTGGTTGAATCGGGCCAGCTCCTCAACCGCCTTTTCCGGATTGATGGCGAACGGGAACATGGATTATTCTCCTTTCTGGGCGGGCGCGGTGGGGGCCGGAGCCGTTTGGGGCTTGGCGTTGCCAATGCGCACTGTCTTCTTGATGGCCAATTTGTCCGCCGATTCGGCGCCGTTGTCCGCGGGAGCGGTGAGAGCCTCTTCGACTTGCAGCTTCAAAGCGGTCAGCTCTTCCCGCAAGCGGCGCACGCCGAGTTTTTCCATGTCGTCACGCAGGGTATTGATTTCTGCGCTGGCATCCTTGCTTTGCAATTCGTGGAGGGTATCCTCCAGGTTTCCGACTCGGCGGCGCAGCGTGCTGATTTGACGATGGGCACTGTCCAGTTCGCGACGGGTCGGCAGATTCACCGCGGCCAGGGAGTTGTCCATCGTCTCGGCCATGTTGCGGCGGACCCGCATCATGGCGTTCATCATCCGTGAATTGATTTCGTTGAATTCTTTACTGGTTACGGTGGCGGCGTTGGCCTCTTCGTTGCAGTCCACCCACAGCACGTAAAGATCCCGCATGGTCTGCATCGACTTGCCTTCGGCTCCCATTTCCAGGAGTTTGCGATGCAGCAGATCCAAAGCCCGTTTGGAGGAGTCGTTCATGAGTTTCTGGAACTCTTCAAACGCCTTGCGATACTCCAGGGACAGACGCATCCCTTCTTGGACTTTTTCTTGTTTTTCCCGGTTCAGGCCCAGACCCGGCATGGACAGAAAGCGCGACAGCGCCTCTTCGGTGGCCTGTCCGCCGGCGAGCAGCGCCCGCATGGTATCGTTGGAGAAGGCTGGATTGGAGCCGAGAAATTCGGTCCAGGCTTTCATCGGACGGCTCATGAAGGCGGTCATCTCCTCCATGTTGCCCATCTTGCCCATGCCGCCCAGATTGCCGAACATGGATTGGGTGCCCTGGGCGAACATCGCTTTGGCCTGTTGAATCGCCTTGTCGAGTTGGCTGGTCCACTCCTGGGTGACATTGCCGCTGTCCGACAGACCCTGAAAGACCTTGAAAACCTCACGACCCATCCGCATGAACTCTTCCATGGAACCCATGGCATGACGCATGGCCATGGCTTCGGGGGTCTGGGTGGGGGCGGCGAATGGATTGGGCCAGCGGTTCATCCCATCGCGGAAAAAGCTCATCGGGCTTTCGGTCTGCCAGGCATTGGTCCAGTTGCTTTGGGTCGTATTCGACCAATCTTCCCACATTTTGCGTTGCAGGGTGTTCCACCCGGTCATCCAGTCAGCGGAAAACGGATTGTTGTCCATGCTCAACTCCTTAATGAGGATTTATCAAAAAAAGGATATCACCAGTTGGTTTTATCGATATTCTCAGACGCGATTTTGACAAACCCAATGATATAAAGCGTATTTGTGGCTCTGTTTGTACACACGAGAATAGGTGGCGCGTCCCTGCGCCGTTACAGCCGGGCCGAAGTTCCGCCTTGCGCCAAAGACGCAGGTCGTCGCAACGCCGATTTGGAATAAAACGACTTATTCCAGACCCGCTTTGGCCTCTTCCACCAGCTTGGTGATGTTCTTTTCGATCAGATCCTTCAGCTCGTTCTGGCCCTGGGTCAGGACATCCATGGTCCGTTTGGCATTGTCCACCATCATTTTGCCCAGGTTGGTGGCGATGTCCGCCTGGGTGGAGACCGCTTCCTGGATGGTTTTGGCGGAGCTCAGATCCTTGAGCTGTCTGGCACCGGCGGTGATGAAGCCTTCCGCCGCTTCGAGTTGCTGTTTGGTCAGTTCCTGCACAGTGCGGTCGTTGATGCGTTGCAAATCAGAGATGGAATCCATCATCTTTTTGGTCAATTCCGTCATGCGCTCGGCAACCTTGTTATTGTCCATGGCTTGAGTCCTTTGTCGATTGAGTTCACATGTCGTTGCAGAATTGCTGCAATGCAACAATGGTGCGATGCAGCATAAAGGAACGATGGGGCAGTGTCAAAGATTTTTTTTGGGGGTGATGCGATTTTTGTCTCATCCCCGTTCTGGAGGGGTATCCTCTTTTTTCTTGACGGCGCCGCCAAGCGTCAGCGAGAAGATCCCCCCTTGCAGCGAGTGCCACATCTCCAGGTTGCGCCGTCCCATCTCATTGATCAGGCTCAAAGGATCCGGCGCGGATTGGAAGAAGGTTTTTTGATCCATGAAGGCGTCCAGGCTCTGTTTCATCCATTCCCCCAACGCTTCTTGCAACGTGTCTCCGTAGAAACGGATGATCAGTTGCAAGGCGTCGGAGTCGAAGACCGGACGACCCTTGTCTTCCTGTTCGCTGATGATCTGCAACAGGATCAACCGGGTCAGGTCTGCTCCGGTGCGGTTGTCCACCACCTGGAACGGGATGCGGTTCATGACCAGATCCCGCACCCCGTCCAGTGTGATGTAGGCCGACTGCTCGGTATCGTACAGGCGTCGATTGGCGTATTTTTTTATGATGCGAACCGGTGTCTCATCCATAATAAAAAGGTTGCCCCCCATGGTCGCCTGTGAATGGATACCGATCAGTGGATGAACTGACCGCCGTTGATGTCGATGTTGGCGCCGGTGATGAATCCGGACTTCTCGGAAGACAGGAACGCCACCACCCGTGCGATTTCCCAAGGTTCGGCGAGACGGCCGGCGGGAATCTGGGCGATGATGGCTTGCAGCACGTCCTCACGGATTTTTTTGACCATTTCCGTGGCCACGTAGCCGGGGCTGATGGTGTTGCAGGTGACGTTCTTGCGGATGCCTTCCTGGGCCACGGCCATGGTGAAGCCGTGCATGCCGGCTTTGGCCGCCGAATAGTTGGCCTGACCGAACTGACCCTTGCGGCCATTGATGGAGGCGATGTTGACGATCCGTCCGAAGCCCCGATCCAGCATGCCCGGGAAGACCTGACGGGTGATGTTGAACACGCTGTCCAGATTGACGCCGATCACCTGATTCCATTGATCCGCGGTCATTTTTTTCAAAACGCTGTCGCGGGTGATACCGGCGCAGTTGACCAGGACTTCCACGGGGCCCACTTCGGCCTCGATTTTTTCCACCGCTTGTTTGCAGGATTCGAAGTCCGCCACATCGGCTTCGTAAACGCCGACATCCAGTCCTTCGTCCCGCATGGCCTGTTTCCAGGCATCCAGGTTGGGGCACTCGAAGACCGGAGCACAGGTGGTTACCACCCGAAAGCCTTCTTTGCTCAAGGTTCTGCAAATTTCCGTGCCGATACCGCCAGCGCCACCCGTCACCAATGCCACTTTTCCGCTCATGATTCCGTTCTCCTCAAGTTGCCGGTTGTCCCTTTGATTGAAATTACCTCGGATTGTTCCCGATTGGCGCGGAAAGCCCCGCACCTGCGCGGCTCGGGTCACGCCCCTTGATCTGTGTTGCCGACCTTGCCGGCTTTTCGGTGGACTGAAAAGCCGATTTTCATGCCTGACAGTCTGATCTATGGGTAAGTTATGTTAATTACCTCTTTTTCGACCGTTTGAAAAGGGAACGTTTATCGCTCCGCTTGTTTTGTTGGGGTGGGGCGTGTCATAGTGGGAATCTGGGGGGAGTGGATCAGGCCTGGGCGGTGGGGTCAGGAGGACAAAGGGACATGCTCTTCGCGCGGATTTGGCAGCGGTTGCGTCTGGATGTCAAGCTGATCGGCTCGACGCTGGTGCTCTTGGCCATTCCGATGGTGCTTTTGGGCTGGAATACCATCGTCGCCGAACAGCGGGCGCTGCGGGAACGGATTCAAAGTCAGGGCGCCTCGTTGGCCGAGGCCGCGGCGATTTTTTCCATCGAGCCGCTGCTCACCCTGGACGATGCCATTCTGGCCGGTTACGTCAAGCGTCTCACCCGCACCCAATACGACGTGGGCTTTGTGCGCATCCTCGACGCCAATGGC is part of the Magnetococcales bacterium genome and harbors:
- the phaE gene encoding class III poly(R)-hydroxyalkanoic acid synthase subunit PhaE → MDNNPFSADWMTGWNTLQRKMWEDWSNTTQSNWTNAWQTESPMSFFRDGMNRWPNPFAAPTQTPEAMAMRHAMGSMEEFMRMGREVFKVFQGLSDSGNVTQEWTSQLDKAIQQAKAMFAQGTQSMFGNLGGMGKMGNMEEMTAFMSRPMKAWTEFLGSNPAFSNDTMRALLAGGQATEEALSRFLSMPGLGLNREKQEKVQEGMRLSLEYRKAFEEFQKLMNDSSKRALDLLHRKLLEMGAEGKSMQTMRDLYVLWVDCNEEANAATVTSKEFNEINSRMMNAMMRVRRNMAETMDNSLAAVNLPTRRELDSAHRQISTLRRRVGNLEDTLHELQSKDASAEINTLRDDMEKLGVRRLREELTALKLQVEEALTAPADNGAESADKLAIKKTVRIGNAKPQTAPAPTAPAQKGE
- a CDS encoding phasin family protein; this translates as MDNNKVAERMTELTKKMMDSISDLQRINDRTVQELTKQQLEAAEGFITAGARQLKDLSSAKTIQEAVSTQADIATNLGKMMVDNAKRTMDVLTQGQNELKDLIEKNITKLVEEAKAGLE
- a CDS encoding class III poly(R)-hydroxyalkanoic acid synthase subunit PhaC codes for the protein MFPFAINPEKAVEELARFNQKLAAGVKTFTEVGQIESGISPKEAVFRDDKVTLYHYVPRVENPHRVPILVVYALVNRPYMTDLQEDRSMIRGLLDEGMDVYLIDWGYPDASDRFLNLDDYINGYIKRCVDFIRDRHDIYRVNVLGICQGGAFSLCFSALHPDRVRNLVTMVTPVDFHTPDNLLSQWVRNLDIDLLVDTMGNIPGDLLNVTFLSMNPYRLTGQKYLDMVDLLDDKVKLKNFLRMEKWIFDSPDQAGEAFRQFIKDFFQKNGLIKGNIKIGERRVDLANITMPVLNVYATKDHLVPPDASKALKQYVGSSDYQEVAFNGGHIGVYVSGRSQKEIPPAIANWLKERG
- the phaR gene encoding polyhydroxyalkanoate synthesis repressor PhaR translates to MDETPVRIIKKYANRRLYDTEQSAYITLDGVRDLVMNRIPFQVVDNRTGADLTRLILLQIISEQEDKGRPVFDSDALQLIIRFYGDTLQEALGEWMKQSLDAFMDQKTFFQSAPDPLSLINEMGRRNLEMWHSLQGGIFSLTLGGAVKKKEDTPPERG
- a CDS encoding thiamine pyrophosphate-binding protein; this translates as MSDNIKVSDAIAQFLKTNEIRHVFGIIGSANSHIFDSINNLGYTEIICVHHEQAATMAMQTYYRVCGKITAALVTAGGGSSNAITGVMSAWADSLPGIVISGQENTRFINSMQGMRMWGIQGYDSTEMVRTITKYAARIMDPKQAIFELEKGYHIAGSGRPGPVWIDYPMDIQGAFLPAKQFNHFVPESTPTALPTPTPNQMDEVETLIRAAKRPVFWLGHGIRLAGATDRITYLLELCPIPTLVTWAGIDMLDDAHPLNFGRAGVYGNRAANFVVQNADLVIAIGNRMAIPMIGYEHSEFAREGKIIQVDIDATELTKTADLADVGILADAGQFLEALIHRFAANPLNPNPVNDWTRHCVECRTRYPLVGPEHQESNGFLNSYQVIDKLCDHFKADQVITTDMGTALLSGHEAIRIKQGQRLMTSTGLGEMGYGLPSAIGASFALNKGEILCLNCDGGMMMNFQELQTIAHHRLPIKLFIFNNDGYLMIKHTQKNLFKGQYTAVNADTGVTCPDFKKIAHAFGIPYFSIRNWNEFNSTIDPIQNADGPIICDIFMDPEQYFYPKLSLAIDKTGKIVSPPLEDLSPLLSRDELKKNMLIPLHAKSQDL
- the phbB gene encoding acetoacetyl-CoA reductase, with the protein product MSGKVALVTGGAGGIGTEICRTLSKEGFRVVTTCAPVFECPNLDAWKQAMRDEGLDVGVYEADVADFESCKQAVEKIEAEVGPVEVLVNCAGITRDSVLKKMTADQWNQVIGVNLDSVFNITRQVFPGMLDRGFGRIVNIASINGRKGQFGQANYSAAKAGMHGFTMAVAQEGIRKNVTCNTISPGYVATEMVKKIREDVLQAIIAQIPAGRLAEPWEIARVVAFLSSEKSGFITGANIDINGGQFIH